Proteins encoded within one genomic window of Humulus lupulus chromosome 1, drHumLupu1.1, whole genome shotgun sequence:
- the LOC133830643 gene encoding uncharacterized protein LOC133830643 gives MNGEKEEDKKNEEIPRKEPLVTNPGSIIFLDNPPKTTTPLPFPQRFHKKAIDEQFAKFLNIFKKIHINIPFVDALEEMTNYAKFMKKVMSKKRKLEDYEIVKLTEECSAIIKRQLPKNLKDPGSFTIPCVIGELHIKKVMCDLDASINLMPLSIFRKLNLGEVTLTTISLQLADCSLTYPRGIIEDVLVKIDRFIFLVDFVVLDMEEDHEIMIILG, from the coding sequence ATGAATGGTGAGAAAGAAGAAGACAAGAAAAATGAGGAGATTCCGAGGAAAGAGCCATTGGTGACTAATCCGGGTTCAATTATTTTTCTGGACAACCCACCCAAGACTACTACTCCATTACCATTTCCTCAAAGATTTCACAAGAAGGCGATTGACGAACAATTTGCAAAGTTCTTGAATATTTTCAAGAAAATACATATTAACATTCCTTTTGTAGATGCCCTTGAAGAAATGACAAACTACGCTAAGTTTATGAAGAAGGTGATGTCTAAGAAGCGGAAGTTAGAGGATTATGAAATAGTGAAGCTAACAGAAGAATGTAGTGCCATTATCAAGAGACAattaccaaaaaatttgaaagatCCAGGAAGTTTTACAATTCCATGTGTTATTGGTGAACTACATATCAAGAAGGTCATGTGTGATTTGGATGCTAGTATCAATCTAATGCCTCTCTCTATCTTTCGGAAACTCAATCTTGGAGAGGTCACATTAACTACTATTTCCTTACAATTGGCGGATTGTTCTTTAACGTATCCTAGAGGTATCATTGAAGATGTTCTAGTGAAGATTGATAGATTCATTTTTCTGGTTGATTTTGTTGTGCTTGACATGGAGGAAGACCATGAAATTATGATAATCTTGGGATGA